The DNA region TTCCTGGATCTCGAACCCGGTACACACCGACTGGTGGTCCAGGACGTCCGAGGGCGTACCGACAGCCTCTCCTTCCGGGTCGAGTGAAAAAATGAGCGGTGACTGCCTTGACGACCAAGTGTTTCCCGTGCCCCGGAAACAGCTCGGCCCACCATGAGGTGGGCCGAGAAATACCTTCCGGAGACCAGACGCCGACAGATGTGGACCGTATGGCTATCGTTCCTCCACCTGCTGGATGCCCTCGAGAACCCAACTGGCCTTAGGGTCGTTGTCATATCGCCCGAAGTGCCAAATTTCCCTGACCTGCTCGACGGGTCCACCGTCTTCCTGAATTCGGGCATTGAACTCCACCCCGGCCACGGTCTGGCTTCCAACCTGCCGGACCTCGTACAGCGAAGCTTCCAGAAGGAGTGTCTCCGTTCGCGAAGGTCCGGGTTCCTGTCTGGCGTGGTCCTCGATGGTCCGGAAGACTTCCGGGGAAGTGAACTGCCGGATGTCGTCCATATCCCGCTCGTCCCAGGACTGCTGAAGCCGGGCAAAGGCCGCCTTGGCGCCCTCGAGGAACTCCCGTTCGTCGAAACCCTCGGGAACCGGAACAGCCCGAGCGGATTTCGATCCGGTTGAAGGCGGGGTCCGCAGGTTTTCCCACCCGGCCCCGGACTCACTCCTCCTCATGGGCCCGGGTTCCGGCCCCGAATCCGTCCGCTCCTGAAGTTTTCGGGACTTGAAGAACCTGTAGGCCAAATAAAGCAGGCCGCCGATAATCAAGATGTCAAATAGACCGGGACCCATGAACGAACCGCCAAAGAATAGGGACCCCAAAAGGCCGCCCATAAGCAGGCCGCCGAGCATGCCGCCC from Deltaproteobacteria bacterium includes:
- a CDS encoding Tim44 domain-containing protein, producing MFVKRVLAWGVPILALVAFLAVSVDFAEAKRFGGGRSFGSKPSYQKSVTNPQKPAQQSQGQSAGAMNQPGRGLMGGMLGGLLMGGLLGSLFFGGSFMGPGLFDILIIGGLLYLAYRFFKSRKLQERTDSGPEPGPMRRSESGAGWENLRTPPSTGSKSARAVPVPEGFDEREFLEGAKAAFARLQQSWDERDMDDIRQFTSPEVFRTIEDHARQEPGPSRTETLLLEASLYEVRQVGSQTVAGVEFNARIQEDGGPVEQVREIWHFGRYDNDPKASWVLEGIQQVEER